In a single window of the Sediminicoccus sp. KRV36 genome:
- a CDS encoding nicotinamide-nucleotide amidohydrolase family protein yields MLPESTLAEAAALLAALQARHLTIATAESCTGGLIAAALTAIPGSSASVLAGFVTYSNEAKTSMLGVPAEMIERFGAVSEEVARRMVEGALRASGAQIVLACTGVAGPGGGSLTKPVGLVWMGVGQRGGAITTEHRIFPGDRAAIRAETVRHSFAMAHSLLA; encoded by the coding sequence ATGCTGCCCGAATCCACGCTGGCGGAAGCCGCCGCGCTGCTCGCCGCGCTGCAGGCCAGGCACCTGACCATCGCCACGGCCGAGAGCTGCACGGGCGGGCTGATCGCCGCGGCACTGACCGCCATCCCCGGCTCCTCGGCCAGTGTGCTGGCCGGCTTCGTCACCTATTCCAATGAGGCCAAGACCAGCATGCTGGGCGTCCCGGCCGAGATGATCGAGCGCTTCGGCGCCGTCAGTGAGGAAGTGGCGCGGCGGATGGTGGAGGGCGCCCTGCGGGCCTCGGGCGCGCAGATCGTGCTGGCCTGCACCGGGGTTGCCGGCCCGGGCGGGGGCAGCCTGACCAAGCCCGTCGGTCTCGTCTGGATGGGTGTGGGCCAGCGCGGCGGCGCCATCACGACCGAGCACCGCATCTTTCCCGGAGACCGCGCCGCCATCCGTGCCGAGACGGTTCGTCACAGCTTTGCCATGGCCCACTCGCTCCTGGCGTGA
- a CDS encoding phosphatidylglycerophosphatase A, whose amino-acid sequence MDPVSGGGDAWASIPRAIASLGGIGFLKPAPGSWGSLAVLPLALLPPWVALLAAALFTALGHWALTRLPEAAADPGWVVVDEAAGQSLALAAATGWLGVLLAFLLFRLFDITKPGPVGWADRQKGPAGVMADDIIAGAMAGLVILLLAPWGIR is encoded by the coding sequence ATGGACCCGGTGAGCGGCGGCGGCGACGCCTGGGCCTCCATCCCGCGGGCGATTGCCTCCCTGGGCGGGATCGGCTTCCTGAAGCCCGCCCCCGGCAGCTGGGGCTCGCTGGCCGTCCTGCCGCTGGCCCTGCTGCCGCCCTGGGTGGCGCTGCTGGCCGCGGCACTCTTCACCGCACTCGGCCATTGGGCGCTGACCCGCCTGCCCGAAGCCGCCGCCGATCCGGGCTGGGTGGTGGTGGATGAGGCGGCGGGGCAATCCCTGGCCCTCGCCGCCGCCACGGGCTGGCTCGGCGTGCTGCTGGCCTTCCTGCTGTTCCGGCTTTTCGACATCACCAAGCCGGGCCCGGTCGGCTGGGCGGATCGCCAGAAGGGGCCAGCCGGCGTGATGGCCGATGACATCATCGCCGGCGCCATGGCGGGGTTGGTGATCCTGCTTCTCGCGCCATGGGGAATCCGCTGA
- a CDS encoding S1C family serine protease, producing the protein MPDDDDDEWEVPEAFQPDPSEFAFDLEARLATVVALKCLVPPDATSAAALGVEREGSGVVIDAGGLVLTIGYLITEAESVWITNNDGRVVEATPLAMDFETGFGLVQMLGRIPGQKVAELGDAEGMRHGAQGVLAASGGISHALACSVAARQPFAGYWEYLLENAIFTAPAHPHWGGAGLFDAAGRLAGIGSLILQQGQRGGKRLDLNMVVPIGELLPILETLRRTGHSGRPARPWLGLYATEDDEEVGVGSLAKGGPAERAGVKPRDRIVAVDGRKVSDLASLWTAVRAAGPAGAEVRLTLARGSRQLDLAITSADRARHLKAPRLH; encoded by the coding sequence ATGCCTGATGATGACGATGACGAATGGGAAGTGCCCGAAGCCTTCCAGCCCGACCCCTCGGAATTCGCCTTCGACCTTGAAGCGCGCCTGGCCACCGTCGTCGCGCTGAAATGCCTGGTGCCGCCGGACGCGACCTCGGCCGCGGCGCTGGGTGTGGAGCGCGAAGGCTCCGGCGTGGTGATCGATGCGGGCGGGCTGGTGCTGACCATCGGCTACCTCATCACCGAGGCCGAGAGCGTCTGGATCACCAATAATGACGGCCGCGTGGTGGAAGCGACGCCGCTCGCCATGGATTTCGAGACGGGCTTCGGCCTGGTGCAGATGCTGGGCCGCATCCCCGGGCAGAAGGTCGCCGAACTGGGCGATGCGGAGGGCATGCGCCATGGTGCGCAGGGCGTGCTCGCCGCCTCGGGCGGGATCAGCCATGCGCTGGCCTGCAGCGTGGCCGCCCGGCAGCCCTTTGCCGGCTATTGGGAATATCTGCTGGAAAACGCGATCTTCACGGCGCCGGCGCATCCGCATTGGGGCGGGGCCGGGCTGTTCGATGCGGCGGGGCGGCTGGCCGGCATCGGCTCGCTCATCCTTCAGCAGGGGCAACGCGGCGGCAAGCGGCTGGACCTGAACATGGTGGTCCCCATCGGCGAACTGCTGCCCATCCTGGAGACGCTGCGCCGCACCGGGCATTCCGGCCGGCCCGCCCGCCCCTGGCTCGGCCTCTACGCGACCGAGGATGATGAGGAGGTGGGCGTCGGCTCCCTCGCCAAGGGGGGGCCGGCCGAGCGCGCCGGCGTGAAGCCGCGTGACCGCATCGTGGCGGTGGATGGGCGCAAGGTGAGTGACCTCGCCTCCCTCTGGACCGCGGTGCGCGCGGCGGGCCCGGCCGGGGCCGAAGTGCGCCTGACACTGGCGCGCGGCAGCCGCCAGCTGGACCTGGCCATCACCAGCGCGGATCGGGCGCGGCATCTCAAGGCGCCGCGGCTGCATTGA
- a CDS encoding 2-oxoglutarate and iron-dependent oxygenase domain-containing protein: MPDQPLRQALPVIDIAGLMDGARLAGIAAEIRAACTGPGFFYIRNHGVPDAVISAAVTAARRFFHLPAEVKAATRATLVHRGWHAAGGAVMAGATKPDLKEFFSIGLDLPADHPVVLAGEKLRGPNQWPAEVPELQPAMEAYYAAMMECGAQLMRAIAVSLDLPPDFFAAHYTLPLQRTQAVFYPPQPPDDTEGFGVAPHTDFGCITLLWQDDSGGLEVKERQSGAWIPAPPLPGTLVINVGDLLGRWSNDRFASTPHRVVNRSGHERMSIATFHDPNFQAPIDPRALGATQALYPPTTAGGHILECFAKAFAYRKGG; the protein is encoded by the coding sequence ATGCCAGACCAGCCCCTCCGCCAAGCCTTGCCCGTCATTGATATCGCCGGCCTGATGGATGGCGCGCGGCTGGCGGGGATCGCCGCCGAGATCCGCGCGGCCTGCACCGGCCCCGGCTTCTTCTACATCCGCAACCATGGCGTGCCCGATGCGGTCATCAGCGCGGCCGTCACCGCCGCGCGCCGCTTCTTCCATCTGCCCGCCGAGGTGAAGGCCGCCACCCGGGCCACCCTCGTGCATCGCGGCTGGCATGCGGCGGGTGGTGCCGTGATGGCGGGCGCGACCAAGCCCGACCTGAAGGAGTTCTTCTCCATCGGCCTCGACCTGCCCGCCGATCATCCCGTGGTGCTGGCGGGCGAGAAGCTGCGCGGCCCCAACCAGTGGCCCGCCGAAGTGCCGGAGTTGCAGCCGGCGATGGAAGCCTATTACGCCGCCATGATGGAATGCGGCGCGCAGTTGATGCGCGCCATCGCCGTCAGCCTCGACCTGCCGCCGGATTTCTTCGCGGCCCACTACACCCTGCCGCTGCAACGCACCCAGGCGGTGTTCTACCCGCCACAACCGCCCGATGACACGGAAGGCTTCGGCGTGGCGCCGCACACGGATTTCGGCTGCATCACCCTGCTCTGGCAAGATGACAGCGGCGGGCTGGAGGTGAAGGAACGCCAATCGGGTGCCTGGATCCCCGCACCACCCCTGCCGGGCACGCTGGTCATCAATGTCGGCGATCTGCTGGGCCGCTGGAGCAATGACCGCTTCGCCAGCACGCCGCATCGCGTGGTCAATCGCTCGGGGCATGAGCGCATGTCCATCGCCACCTTCCACGACCCGAATTTCCAGGCGCCGATCGACCCGCGCGCCCTGGGTGCGACGCAGGCGCTCTATCCGCCGACGACGGCGGGCGGGCATATCCTGGAATGCTTCGCCAAGGCTTTCGCGTATCGCAAGGGCGGCTGA
- a CDS encoding lytic transglycosylase domain-containing protein, with protein sequence MRRILPFMGLLLAIQGATSLTAGAQPQRDAGRQAIAAAQAQRWGEAQSAAANADPLIAKMVTWMRLTQRGGAGSAQEIVGFIESASDWPNQDALARRAEELLANDPDDALALRFFTPRPARTLDGATRHVAALINAGRTAEARTAARRAWAEDTGADAAAEAVFLARAGEFLTPEDQWRRFNRFSFGRDFAAAQRLLPLLDAQRRALGELRIAYSSSAGNDANPAAAARDAGATLERARMFRRAERDAEAAAAWSALVSNMGAAAQASLPPEAQRAIWTERQVLARKLIRLGNPQAAYTVAAQHGQTVAGEPRQEAEFLAGFIALRLLDDPARAMPHFQRLAEGSRSAITQARAAYWQGRAEPNAARARAHFERAASFPVAFYGQMGALALGENGAQLSARINTLAIPRPTEADARAFMNREMPRVILALGELGEARRSRLFLLRLEDTAPSNAERLLVARLATTLGRPDLPVWVARRSGVNGAMLVEDGWPVPYALPWPAPENSAEPAVILAITRQESNFEVDVVSSANARGLMQLLPATAQSVARRLNIPHQAAWLTTDPNHNIRLGSAYIQDRLNRYGGAMPFAFAAYNAGAGRVDEWLSTYGDPRQGPVRMLDWMELIPFAETRNYVQRVIENVAIYRAKDPRFAAMDHPMAAWTR encoded by the coding sequence ATGCGCCGCATTCTTCCCTTCATGGGCCTCCTCCTCGCCATCCAGGGCGCCACCAGCTTGACCGCCGGGGCCCAGCCCCAGCGGGATGCCGGGCGCCAGGCCATCGCCGCCGCCCAGGCCCAGCGCTGGGGCGAGGCGCAATCCGCCGCCGCCAATGCCGATCCGCTGATCGCCAAGATGGTCACCTGGATGCGCCTCACCCAGCGCGGCGGCGCGGGCAGTGCGCAGGAAATCGTGGGCTTCATCGAATCCGCCAGCGATTGGCCGAACCAGGACGCCCTGGCCCGCCGGGCCGAGGAATTGCTGGCCAATGATCCCGATGACGCCCTGGCCCTGCGCTTCTTCACCCCCCGCCCCGCCCGCACGCTGGACGGCGCCACGCGCCACGTCGCCGCCCTCATCAATGCCGGCCGTACGGCGGAGGCCCGCACCGCCGCCCGCCGCGCCTGGGCCGAGGATACCGGCGCCGATGCCGCGGCCGAGGCCGTCTTCCTGGCCCGCGCCGGCGAATTCCTGACGCCCGAGGATCAGTGGCGCCGCTTCAACCGCTTCTCCTTCGGGCGGGATTTCGCGGCGGCCCAACGGCTGCTGCCGCTGCTGGATGCGCAGCGCCGGGCCCTGGGCGAGCTTCGCATCGCCTATTCCAGCTCGGCCGGAAACGACGCCAACCCCGCCGCCGCCGCGCGCGATGCCGGGGCCACGCTGGAACGCGCCCGCATGTTCCGCCGCGCCGAGCGCGATGCGGAAGCGGCCGCCGCCTGGTCCGCGCTCGTCTCCAACATGGGCGCCGCCGCCCAGGCCAGCCTGCCGCCCGAAGCCCAGCGCGCCATCTGGACCGAGCGCCAGGTGCTGGCCCGCAAGCTGATCCGGCTGGGCAACCCGCAGGCGGCCTATACCGTCGCCGCCCAGCACGGCCAGACCGTGGCGGGCGAGCCCCGGCAGGAGGCCGAGTTCCTGGCCGGCTTCATCGCGCTGCGGCTACTCGATGATCCGGCCCGCGCCATGCCGCATTTCCAGCGCCTGGCCGAGGGCAGCCGCAGCGCCATCACCCAGGCCCGCGCCGCCTATTGGCAGGGCCGGGCCGAGCCCAATGCGGCCCGCGCCCGCGCCCATTTCGAACGCGCCGCCAGCTTCCCCGTGGCCTTCTACGGCCAGATGGGCGCCCTGGCGCTGGGCGAGAACGGCGCGCAGCTCTCGGCCCGGATCAACACCCTCGCGATCCCCCGCCCGACCGAGGCGGATGCGCGCGCCTTCATGAACCGCGAAATGCCGCGCGTGATCCTCGCCTTGGGCGAATTGGGCGAGGCGCGGCGCAGCCGGCTGTTTCTGCTGCGGCTAGAGGATACGGCGCCCTCCAACGCCGAGCGGCTTCTGGTCGCGCGGCTTGCCACCACGCTGGGCCGGCCGGACCTGCCGGTCTGGGTGGCGCGGCGCTCGGGCGTGAATGGCGCGATGCTGGTCGAGGATGGCTGGCCCGTCCCCTATGCCCTGCCCTGGCCCGCCCCCGAGAACAGCGCCGAGCCCGCCGTGATCCTCGCCATCACCCGGCAGGAGAGCAATTTCGAGGTGGATGTCGTCTCCTCCGCCAATGCGCGCGGGCTGATGCAATTGCTGCCCGCCACCGCGCAATCCGTGGCGCGGCGGCTGAACATCCCGCATCAGGCCGCCTGGCTGACCACCGACCCCAACCACAATATCCGCCTCGGCTCCGCCTATATCCAGGACCGGCTGAACCGCTATGGCGGGGCGATGCCCTTTGCCTTCGCCGCCTATAACGCGGGTGCCGGGCGGGTGGATGAATGGCTTTCCACCTATGGCGATCCGCGCCAGGGCCCGGTGCGCATGCTGGACTGGATGGAGCTGATCCCCTTCGCCGAGACGCGCAATTATGTGCAGCGCGTGATCGAGAACGTCGCCATCTATCGCGCCAAGGACCCGCGCTTCGCGGCGATGGACCACCCGATGGCCGCATGGACCCGGTGA
- a CDS encoding C-terminal binding protein, translating into MAKFRIVTPAGASFTTAGGGYDLEMEALNGLDAEIVEAPTDAAGFLAAAATADAIYAKGIPITAEIIAGLKNCKVISLGSVGVDSVDVKAATRAGIPVTNVPDTFIEEVADHCMMLLLATFRRTLEQDRMVREHRWKEGRPALLKIPRLMGQTLGFISFGRVARAVARRAAPFGLRMIAYDPFLDETLLSEHGVLPATLNEVMSQSDFVSMHAPARPECTHLLKEQHFRQMKKSAIFLNVGRGPTVDESALIKALSEGWIAYAGLDVLEVEPPSHNNPILSMPNVILSAHTASASARFDEARKRRVGSELALVMQGKWPMSCVNPAVLQNTKLQRWQPIGLGRGPNS; encoded by the coding sequence ATGGCAAAGTTCCGCATCGTGACGCCCGCGGGCGCCAGTTTCACCACGGCCGGCGGCGGCTATGACCTCGAAATGGAAGCGCTGAACGGCCTCGACGCCGAGATCGTCGAAGCGCCGACCGATGCGGCGGGCTTCCTCGCCGCCGCCGCCACCGCGGATGCGATCTACGCCAAGGGCATCCCCATCACGGCCGAGATCATCGCCGGGTTGAAGAACTGCAAGGTGATCAGCCTCGGCTCCGTCGGCGTGGACAGCGTGGATGTGAAGGCGGCGACCCGCGCCGGCATTCCCGTGACCAATGTGCCCGATACCTTCATCGAGGAGGTGGCGGATCACTGCATGATGCTGCTGCTGGCCACCTTCCGCCGCACGCTGGAGCAGGACCGGATGGTGCGCGAGCATCGCTGGAAGGAAGGCCGCCCAGCCTTGCTGAAGATCCCGCGCCTGATGGGCCAGACGCTGGGCTTCATCAGCTTCGGCCGCGTGGCGCGCGCGGTGGCCCGCCGCGCCGCCCCCTTCGGCCTGCGCATGATCGCCTATGATCCCTTCCTCGACGAGACGCTGCTGAGCGAGCATGGCGTGCTGCCCGCCACGCTGAACGAGGTGATGAGCCAGTCCGACTTCGTCTCGATGCACGCGCCGGCCCGCCCGGAATGCACGCATCTGCTGAAGGAGCAGCATTTCCGCCAGATGAAGAAGAGCGCCATCTTCCTCAATGTCGGGCGCGGGCCGACGGTGGATGAATCCGCCCTGATCAAGGCGCTGAGCGAAGGCTGGATCGCCTATGCCGGCCTTGATGTGCTGGAGGTGGAGCCGCCCTCGCACAACAACCCCATCCTCAGCATGCCCAATGTGATCCTTTCGGCGCATACCGCCTCGGCCTCGGCGCGGTTCGATGAAGCGCGCAAGCGCCGCGTGGGCAGTGAGCTGGCGCTGGTCATGCAGGGCAAGTGGCCGATGAGCTGCGTGAATCCGGCGGTGCTGCAGAACACCAAGCTGCAACGCTGGCAGCCCATCGGGCTGGGCCGCGGCCCGAACAGCTGA
- the dctP gene encoding TRAP transporter substrate-binding protein DctP: MTLKTHRRALLAGGAAILAAPRIGGAQPAYRAEYKLSVVGNRPIPFAEGAFQWAELVTQRSNGRINVKVYPGSQLVGGDQTRELLAMRQGIIDFAVFSTINIAPQVREAGIFQLPFLMPDHRAFDALINGEVGRDLVGIMDRREVAAVAFGENGFREISNSKRAITTPADLRGLKIRFAAGAIFNDIYNGLGANPLQMSFADLQPALSTGAVDGQENPVNLFLAFRMDTLAQRHMTIWNYVNDALIFGLSKSVMASFTPADQELVRECAREAARNNIALARQGLGIPGTDNAALLELARRNVEVTQLTPAQKQAFATTLRPVYDRWATTIGADLVRKAETAIRAVS; encoded by the coding sequence ATGACGCTGAAGACCCATCGCCGCGCCCTCCTGGCGGGCGGCGCCGCCATCCTCGCCGCCCCTCGCATCGGTGGCGCGCAGCCGGCCTACCGCGCCGAGTACAAGCTCTCCGTCGTCGGCAACCGGCCCATTCCCTTCGCCGAGGGCGCCTTCCAATGGGCCGAGCTCGTGACGCAACGCTCCAATGGCCGCATCAATGTGAAGGTCTATCCGGGCAGCCAGCTCGTCGGCGGGGACCAGACGCGCGAGCTTCTGGCGATGCGCCAGGGCATCATTGATTTCGCGGTCTTCAGCACGATCAACATCGCCCCCCAGGTGCGTGAGGCCGGCATCTTCCAGCTGCCCTTCCTGATGCCCGACCACCGCGCCTTCGACGCGCTGATCAATGGCGAAGTGGGGCGCGACCTGGTCGGCATCATGGACCGGCGCGAGGTGGCGGCCGTGGCCTTCGGCGAAAACGGCTTCCGCGAGATCAGCAACTCCAAGCGCGCCATCACGACACCGGCCGATCTGCGCGGGTTGAAGATCCGCTTCGCCGCCGGCGCCATCTTCAACGACATCTATAACGGCCTCGGCGCCAACCCCTTGCAGATGTCCTTCGCCGATCTGCAGCCCGCCCTCAGCACGGGTGCGGTGGATGGGCAGGAAAACCCGGTCAACCTGTTCCTCGCCTTCCGCATGGACACGCTGGCGCAGCGCCACATGACCATCTGGAACTACGTGAATGACGCGCTGATCTTCGGCCTGTCCAAGTCGGTGATGGCCAGCTTCACCCCCGCCGACCAGGAACTGGTGCGCGAATGCGCGCGGGAGGCGGCGCGCAACAACATCGCCCTCGCCCGCCAGGGGCTCGGCATTCCGGGCACGGATAACGCGGCACTGCTGGAACTGGCCCGCCGCAATGTGGAGGTGACGCAGCTGACGCCCGCGCAAAAGCAGGCCTTCGCCACCACGCTGCGCCCGGTCTATGACCGCTGGGCCACCACCATCGGTGCCGATCTGGTCCGCAAGGCCGAGACCGCCA
- a CDS encoding SDR family oxidoreductase, which produces MKKIAWVTGAGSGIGEAAAIALAEMGMVIILTGRTKPKLEAVAARIKAMGGTAHVKPADMGKAAAVQKVADFIQQKLGRLDVMVNNAGLNITERTWANLKPEGIKELVDGNLLSAFHGVLAALPIMRAQKGGLFIHTASMAGRFVSPLSGAGYTASKHGVVAMSHSLNMEECGNGIRSTVMCPGEVRTPILDKRPNKLSEKELAEMVQPEDCGALVKFLAGMPPHVCINEVLITPTRNRAYLAQMQRKL; this is translated from the coding sequence ATGAAGAAAATCGCATGGGTGACGGGGGCCGGCAGCGGCATCGGCGAGGCTGCGGCCATCGCCCTGGCGGAGATGGGGATGGTCATCATCCTCACCGGCCGCACCAAGCCGAAGCTGGAAGCCGTCGCTGCGCGCATCAAGGCGATGGGCGGCACGGCGCATGTGAAGCCGGCCGATATGGGCAAGGCCGCGGCCGTGCAGAAGGTGGCCGATTTCATCCAGCAGAAGCTCGGCCGCCTCGATGTGATGGTGAACAATGCCGGGCTGAACATCACCGAGCGCACATGGGCCAACCTGAAGCCCGAGGGCATCAAGGAATTGGTGGATGGCAACCTCCTTTCCGCCTTCCATGGCGTGCTGGCGGCGCTGCCCATCATGCGTGCCCAGAAAGGCGGGTTGTTCATCCACACCGCCTCCATGGCGGGGCGCTTCGTCAGCCCCTTGAGTGGCGCCGGCTACACCGCCAGCAAGCATGGTGTGGTGGCGATGAGCCATTCACTGAACATGGAGGAATGCGGCAACGGCATCCGCAGCACCGTGATGTGCCCGGGCGAGGTGCGGACACCCATCCTCGACAAGCGGCCCAACAAGCTCTCGGAGAAGGAACTGGCCGAGATGGTGCAGCCCGAGGATTGCGGCGCGCTGGTGAAATTCCTGGCCGGCATGCCGCCGCATGTCTGCATCAATGAGGTGCTGATCACACCGACGCGCAACCGCGCCTACCTCGCGCAGATGCAGCGCAAGCTGTAG
- a CDS encoding SDR family oxidoreductase: MSKRLAITGGASGIGAAIGVAARAAGWETALADRMPAEGCTSLDVTDATAVADWIGGLTALQGLVCSAGISAATPLLDTPPELFRRILDVNVTGSFLAAQAAARAMVAGGKGGAIVLVASVSGLRGVEGRVAYGASKAAVINMAQVMAIDLAPHGIRVNAICPAPIETPMVTALHDAQTRAQWLSRIPAARYGRVEEVAEAALFLLDSARSSYITGHALPVDGGYAGAGMMA, from the coding sequence ATGTCGAAACGATTGGCCATCACCGGCGGCGCCTCGGGGATTGGCGCTGCCATCGGCGTGGCCGCCCGCGCGGCCGGCTGGGAGACGGCGCTGGCCGACCGCATGCCGGCCGAAGGCTGCACCTCCCTCGATGTGACCGATGCGACGGCCGTGGCGGACTGGATCGGCGGCCTTACCGCGCTTCAGGGCCTGGTCTGCTCCGCCGGGATTTCGGCGGCGACGCCGCTGCTCGACACGCCGCCCGAATTGTTCCGCCGCATCCTCGATGTGAATGTGACCGGCAGCTTCCTCGCCGCCCAGGCCGCCGCGCGCGCCATGGTGGCGGGCGGGAAGGGCGGTGCGATCGTGCTGGTCGCCTCGGTTTCCGGCCTGCGCGGCGTGGAGGGGCGGGTGGCCTATGGCGCCTCCAAGGCCGCCGTCATCAACATGGCGCAGGTCATGGCGATCGACCTGGCCCCGCATGGGATCCGCGTGAACGCCATCTGCCCCGCGCCGATCGAGACACCCATGGTGACCGCGCTGCATGATGCGCAGACCCGCGCGCAATGGCTGAGCCGCATTCCGGCCGCGCGCTATGGCCGCGTGGAGGAGGTGGCGGAGGCGGCCCTCTTCCTGCTGGATTCCGCGCGTTCCTCCTACATCACCGGCCATGCGCTGCCGGTGGATGGCGGCTATGCCGGGGCGGGCATGATGGCATGA
- a CDS encoding acyl-CoA synthetase has product MIPATNLGRLLSQVARRLPDAPALIWREQRWSWAELDARVDRLAAALRAQGIGKGDRVLVHARNGNAMFESLWATWKIGAVWVPTNVRLTPPEVAWLAEASGARLLLRDHGFAGHADAVRAAAPACQWVIAMGDARPGEDDYETLLDEATPPPPNHEAEIGRDDPCWFFFTSGTTGRPKAAVLTHGQMGFIITNHLADLMPGLTERDVSLVVAPLSHGAAIHALCQVARGACSVLLPGERLDTTIAWDLIARHGVTNMFTVPTILNMLVADPAAAPHRLRHVIYAGAPMYRADQLRAMQRLGPCLVQYFGLGEVTGCITVLRPDQHSADDAAPGALSVGAPRTGMDIAILDEAGAHTERGEICVRGPGVFAGYFQNDAANEKAFRHGWFHTGDLGLLDAQGFLHITGRASDMFISGGSNIYPREVEEALLTHPAVAECAVVGLPDPRWGESGVACVVLGAPASPEELLAHLDGRLARYKHPRRFVFWEALPKSAYGKVPKSLLAERLRAEAVAFDAAGG; this is encoded by the coding sequence ATGATCCCGGCAACCAATCTCGGCCGGCTGCTGAGCCAGGTGGCGCGCCGCCTGCCGGATGCGCCGGCGCTGATCTGGCGCGAGCAGAGATGGTCCTGGGCGGAACTCGATGCCCGCGTGGATCGCCTCGCCGCCGCCTTGCGCGCCCAGGGCATCGGCAAGGGCGACCGCGTGCTGGTGCATGCGCGCAACGGCAACGCGATGTTCGAGAGCCTCTGGGCGACGTGGAAGATCGGCGCCGTCTGGGTGCCCACCAATGTCCGCCTGACGCCGCCCGAGGTCGCCTGGCTGGCCGAGGCCAGCGGGGCGCGCCTGCTGCTGCGCGACCATGGCTTCGCGGGTCACGCCGATGCGGTGCGTGCGGCCGCGCCGGCCTGCCAATGGGTGATCGCGATGGGCGATGCGCGGCCCGGCGAAGACGACTACGAAACCCTGCTCGATGAAGCGACACCGCCGCCGCCCAATCACGAAGCCGAAATCGGCCGCGACGACCCCTGCTGGTTCTTCTTCACCTCCGGCACCACCGGCCGGCCCAAGGCGGCGGTGCTGACCCATGGCCAGATGGGCTTCATCATCACCAACCATTTGGCCGACCTCATGCCCGGCCTGACCGAGCGTGATGTTTCGCTCGTCGTGGCCCCGCTCAGCCATGGCGCGGCCATTCATGCGCTGTGCCAGGTGGCGCGGGGCGCCTGCTCCGTGCTGCTGCCGGGCGAGCGGCTGGATACCACCATCGCCTGGGACCTCATCGCGCGCCACGGCGTCACCAACATGTTCACCGTGCCGACTATCCTGAACATGCTGGTGGCGGACCCGGCGGCGGCACCGCACCGGCTGCGCCATGTGATCTATGCCGGCGCGCCGATGTATCGCGCGGATCAGTTGCGCGCGATGCAGCGCCTCGGCCCCTGCCTCGTGCAGTATTTCGGCCTGGGCGAGGTGACGGGCTGCATCACCGTGCTCCGGCCGGACCAGCACAGCGCGGATGATGCGGCTCCAGGCGCCCTCAGCGTCGGCGCGCCGCGCACGGGGATGGACATCGCCATCCTGGATGAGGCTGGCGCGCACACCGAACGCGGCGAGATCTGCGTGCGTGGCCCCGGCGTCTTCGCCGGCTATTTCCAGAATGACGCGGCCAATGAAAAGGCCTTCCGCCATGGCTGGTTCCACACCGGCGATCTGGGCCTCCTGGACGCGCAGGGCTTCCTGCACATCACCGGCCGCGCCTCGGACATGTTCATCTCCGGTGGCTCCAACATCTACCCGCGCGAGGTGGAGGAGGCGCTGCTGACGCATCCGGCCGTGGCGGAATGCGCCGTGGTCGGCCTGCCCGATCCGCGCTGGGGGGAATCGGGGGTGGCCTGCGTGGTGCTGGGCGCGCCTGCCTCGCCCGAGGAATTGCTCGCCCATCTGGATGGCCGCCTCGCCCGCTACAAGCACCCGCGCCGCTTCGTCTTCTGGGAGGCGTTGCCGAAATCCGCCTATGGCAAGGTGCCGAAATCCCTGCTGGCCGAGCGGCTGCGGGCCGAAGCTGTGGCCTTTGACGCAGCGGGTGGGTAG